Genomic DNA from Macadamia integrifolia cultivar HAES 741 chromosome 6, SCU_Mint_v3, whole genome shotgun sequence:
cttattaaagttggggtaggaaagtcttcaccttccaactactaaagttggaaaagtcttcacctaccaactaccaaaagtagaaaaatcctcacctcttaaagttacaatggaaaagtcatcccccaactaccaaaggtgaaaaagtcttcatcccccacctaccaaaggtggaaaaatcttcatcccccacctaccaaaggtggaaaagtcttcatcccccaactaccaaaggtggaaaaatcttcatcccccacctaccaaaggtggaaaagtcttcacccatcatcacttacaaaagtgaattgatccccccatttagaaaagtaaaaagtaaaagtaaaagtaacttctaaccacttaaattgaaccgatattggaccaacatggaccatggttcaattggaactaaactaagacataaaacatgaaaaaactaagtatgaaattaataagcatcaacaaggtaaggccacatgctagttactcttgttggccttcttcctacggatgtaggtcttcagatctgcatcaaGGAGTGATCGGATCCAGATTGAAGGAGCCAAAAGAACCtaagggcaggcctaaaatgaccatagacgaAGTGATgagaaatgacatgcatagtcttggTCTTGTCCCCACTATGATCTTGGATAGAACCTATTGGAGGGATGGATCCatatagctgaccccatttagctaaGATTTTCCTAACTtctgggttgtgcctctttcctcatactctcatatttcttttttcatctcTCATCTTTGATCTTTCCATCTCTCCCCTCCTCCATTCCTGTTTGAACTTTTTCAATATtgtttgtatggatccatgtagccaaccccattaagttgggataaggctgatgTTGCTGCATATCGATGCATATTGGCATATTGTTATCGTAAATGAGTTAAGTCAGATGAACTAAACAGTCAACAAATTCACACTACTAGGCTCCTTGATTGATTAGATGGTTACAGCCCCTATAAGCCTTGCGAGGGACCTAAATTCAAAAAGTAAGCCTAGGGACTCAACCTTGTCCTTCAAACATTCCTAGTCTACACTAGAAACATCTTTCTCGGAACTCCCTAATCAAAGCTAAAAGATAAAATACTCCCTAAATTCAAATAGAGTATTTTCTAAGTTTCAAGACACCATAGAACAGACTCACCTACACTAAGTCCATGCAGAATTCTAAAGAAGCTCAATCCATTATTCCTTAATATTCCAATGTAATGAGAGTCAATGATAAGGGAAAATTCTAGATAAGTTGACATACAGATACAGTACCACTAACTTCCTACCATATTTGTAAGATATAAAAAGCAATAGTCAAGAGAAGGGGAGAATGGCATAATAAGTGCACCTCTAGACTCTAGTTCTCCACAtacacatgaaaaaaaaaatgaattagaATAAGAGCAATGAGAACAAATTATGACAAGCTTGATCCTATATGCAACAAGATTTCAAAATGCATGTTGGTATTAAAGAAGACATAAATAATCTTGGCCATCTCAAAACGAGGTATTCTTACTACAAGTAACTTTTAATTTGACCATAACAGGGAATCTCACCTCTACTTAAAATATCTTAGtaagaaaattaaatataataCATGCAGCTGTTTCCGACTATAACAAGCCTTAAAGCCAAGGAAAACAAGGAGAGAATAACAGCCTGCAGAATAGCTTTTACTTAAAAGTCCTACAATGGGGGTTATGTTTAAGTGTCACTGCAGCCGTGATATGCCTCTTCAGATCTCAATCGCAATGTGATTCACTTTTTTGATAAGTCTCATATATTATGCCTCCCATTATTAACATGTAAGTTGTGATCAATGTTCCTTAATAGTCTCAGTGTTTAGCCACAACAAAACCAAAGACAAGAATGAACAGCACAGAGACACTGGTAACAaattttgaagagagaaaatgaaatatatCAAGCCTAAACTGAATTATACAGTTACACTGAAGCTTTTGAGTTCTCAGCTAGgttatttaaaataaagaaaattatcccaacataatcataataagccaaaacaaatttttgctcTAAGGAGCCTGACCAGAGTGTCAAATCTCATACGACCCTTTATGAAACAATGGCAATAGGGACTCTTACTTTGTTTGATGGATATGTAAGCTCTTCCCGACCTGCTTCCTTGGATGTGCTCAAGGGTGTTTGAGaaagctttcttttcttctttcctccacCTTTTTTATCAGACTTGAAAAGCTTTGTTTTCTTCATTCCTCCAACTTTCTTACGAGACTCCTTCGCCTCCCTCTTCCTTCTAAACACGTTCAAATTCCCCGAAATTGACTTCTTCTCACGGACTTTCCAAACATCCCGCTTCCTGAAAAGCAGTTTCTCAGATTTCCAAACCGAACAACTCGTGTCAATGATTGTTACTTCGACGCAAGAGTAAGACGAAAGATCTGTCTGTGACTTCTCCTCTACAAGTGTAAGAGAATCACActttcctttctcctttggCTTCATGCAACCACCGTTTTGAGTCATTTCTGTTTCACTGTTATTATCGGTGCCTGAAGGTGACATTGCTGGCATCCCATCAGCTTTCACTACACCGGGCAAGCGGCCATCGTCAACGCTTGCAGATGCAGAAAACGAACAAATTTTTGGGTAACGCTGTTTCCGAGagctctttttcttctcatatCCTCTAATCCTCTCAAGGTCCCcctggtctcccatattgaagagCTCTGCTAGAACATTGCTCATCACGTTAAACAAGTCTTCTTTCTTCCGATGCCCCCTGAAGCCAAAATTCacctctttttttctcccttcgGAGACTGATTTCTTGTCCAACGGTGCAGAATCAAAGTTTGGATTGGGGGAGTCGGTGTTGTTCCCCCGAATAACATCAGAAACATTGACGTCGACGGAAAGAGGGTGATCGGAGTTATGGTCTAGGAATCGTTCAAGATCGAGATCATTGCCAACGGAAAAACCTTTAGAAGACCGCAGCCGGTCCAGCCAACTGGAATCCGATTTGGCGGACGGAACAGAACAGATCATTTTGAGATGGAAATGAAGATCCTCCAACGGTAAAGGAATCCTACTGCAGAATGAGCAACGAAATGGAAGGAAATTTGTTTTGCTAGGGAAGCAAAAACGATCAGAAAAGTCTGCGACGGCAATAGGTAGGGTTTAACAGAGCTTCTGCATTTCAAAACTATGGGATCCCAAAGCATGTGATTGGAATTTAGATGAAGTCCTCAATCCTCCATGCTTGAACTTGAGACTGTACACTTTGTAGTTTATTGCCTTCGTTGGTACGGTAGCAGAGTGACGTTTGGCCATGAAAACGGAGGAGGGAGGCACAGTGGTCCACCGTCTGTGACGGCGATAGGTAGGGTTTTCAAAACCATTACCACATATCGCATGAAAATCAGGAGTGAACCGGATAACGAAAATAGAATAGAAGCCGGTAAAACTAGACCAAATGCAAAACAATTCTGGTTTGGCTAATTCtcattcggtttgattttgatttacaCCTTGTCAAAATGTAAATCGAACCAGAACCAGGGCCAGACTGATTGGCTCCCCACCTGAAAACCTCCTGACGTCATCTGAAGGCCTCAATCTCGGTCTCGCTCGACTGTGGCTGAAGGAAAATCGTTCCCTATACTATATTACTATTAGAAGCCATCTCTTCTACCTTATTTTTGTGgtatacattttttatttttattttttattttaagaaaaatagtgctccatgataatgatcataGCCCCAGGATAAGCCTCCGTATGACAAGCAGTGCTTTTGCAGAATCAATGAACGATAATGGGCATGTCAAGATTCGAATCCACAATCAATTGACTCGAGTggtatacaatttttttttttggtaaaatagcgGTGTACACTATATACATGTGAAACaacacaatttttttcaattggcaaaaaaatatacattacatgtaggggtgtcaattcttaaaccgaaccgaTAAAATTGGCCCGATTGAACCAATAACAACACGGATCAAACCGAatcaaagccttattgggtcagttcggtttggagtattgcaaccccaaaaccaaatcgaaccgcaccagaaatcggatgaacccgaaaccaaaccgaaatcggctcaaaacccagatcgaaactgaaaccaaaccggtaagaaatcgaaacactccaaaattcattaaaaaaatcaaaatttgcatagttttgtaaacatttgtatggaaagtcgaatccaaactggaccaaaaatcaaaaccaaccccgttacaaatcgatttaagaaatcgaagacaaaccgaaaccaaaccgcaccgaaatcggaatttccttattggttcggtttcggtttcaactttcccacaccgaaatcgactcaacccagaccgaaaccgagctggaccgaccgattgacacccataATTATATGGGTAATAAATATAATCTTACAATTTCTTTTCACCAGCTTTGGTTAcgatgctttaaaaaaaaaaaaaaaacccttaggctgtgtttagtagccaagagaagaaaagcaaaaaaatacactttttgtacttttttccttgggttaagaatttttctttacactTGATATGTTTTCACTCAAGACaagattccccttttcaaattcaaaattcccctcgaaaattgtgaaattttcttttgttctttcaaaaattttcttaccaaaaacacaagaaaacataaaaaaatatgaaaacataataagacaaaaatgaatgattacacaatgattccCTATGTATCTAtgtctctcctaaaattcaaaattttttgaatattttccttttgttttgttttcttctcttggtaaccaaacatacatattatttttattttctcacaatttcttctcttttcttttcttttcttttcttttttagattagtttttcttttattttcttctcttagctaccaaacacagccttagttaTGAGTTTtatgataatatttttttgataatttatagcgccaccccttagagaatgtcagtattataggaacaccccctatctttcaccaaattagactcaaaccccctATTATCAGTCATTGTTAAATGAGGAGTTGAAATGCCCTGTGACTAAAACAGGTTCATCATCTTCGGACCTCTCATCTTCACCTTTACCTTTATGTCCAACTATACCGCTAACGGTATCCCTCCCTTCTTTAGATTGGACGTCAACGCCGACGCCGAAGAGGAGTCCAGATCTTCACAGGTGGTTGTGACCATTGTCCTCATAATGGTATTGTTCTTTGTATCATGGGTATACTCCAAGAAAGTCCCGTTGCCGACGAAGATGCCATTGGACGTCATGGTGACAGTGGTAGGGTCATAGGGTTCTAAGTGGAGATGTGAGATCGAGATtggagttgagttgagttggaAGGAAGACCCGTCCTCGATTGTCCCCTTCCCATGCGGAAAATCATGGAATCAAGCctgcaattctctctctcttttccggGTATTGTCCATCATAGTAATAATAATCACGATATCTATATATGAAAGCTTCTTAATTAGTAATAAACAACAAATGAGGAGGTTATATTATGGAGAATCAACCATAGTCACAATTAGAGAGTAAACAAGCGAGAAACAGAGAGAGGATCTTGTGggtttaagaaaaataaaaaaagagggcTAAAGGTCCCTCTTTCTTTCAAGCATAAACACAAACAGTGTTGTTGGAGGTCATGAGTTCTATGACTTCACCGTCGTTGATTTTCCGACGGATTTAAGCTTAGAGGCATTCTCACCGACGTATTTAGCATTGGAATATTCAAAATTTAGGCCAAGGATTATATCTCCGGAGTCGCAAACAAAGATAAGTTATGGGCAGAGGCTGGTAGTACGGTTTGTGGTTTCAAGTTCTATGAATGTGACGAGTGTATCGGTGACTGGTGTCTCCATCGTTCATGACTCACTCATTCTCCATAAATAAGAGATTATTGGTCTTGGATGACAGCAATGTAACTGCGGCGGCCGAAACATTCTTCACGACTCTCTTTAGTCTCTATTACTTCAATAAATCCCAAATTGATTAAACGAAGGAAGATTAGTATTGAAGGTTAAGATAGGCtagggatggggatggggatggagAGTTATtagatgggtattttaggtacttcatatttagtaagggcgttttgatatttaaaaaaatatatatagtagctgacatcatcaAACAAGGTATATTTCATAACAATGACTGACGGCAAGTgatctgagtctaatttggtgaatttggtgaaagagagggggtgttcctataatattggcattcttcagggggtaaCACTGTAAATTGCCCAATTTTTTTCAGTGGGAAAGAGACTCTATGAGCATGATGCATTCTCTACATCCACTCACAactgatttttttaatatatattctcTAACTTCATAAAAAATTATCATGTGTCTAAGCTTCGATAGCACCTCATTTTCAGAGAACCCTTTCCTTTTTCCTATAGAGGGAGTGAATTTTCTAAACAAGTGGTATTAAGGAGTGCGCCAATAAAGTGTGACAAAATAATATAATTCATGTGAGGCCGCGATGTCTATGAGGTATTCTTTACCCtctattttattctcttttatgTTTTCTAAGAAATGACCATGTGGACGAAAGTGTTAGAATGCTAATCCGTTGTATGAGTTATTTGTATCAAAGGTTCAAATGGCTTCCAGACTAgagtaaataaaaaatgtttagTTATTGCCCGAATtacaataaagaaataaaatctcaaaagATATTTATAAAAGATACTAAAATCTACAGATAAATGCCGGCAACTCCAACCCGGGCAGCAACCAATAATTTTACACCACTCTAAACTTGGACGGTGCTaatatggtttggttttgacccATTAGCATAAGGGCTGTTGGAAAGGACAGGTGCCAAACCTTTTGACCTTTAAAATCTGAAGCCAACAAACAATCATGTGTACTATTCGAAGTGCGTTTCTGCCAGAAAGGTTGGATTGATAGTTAATTGGCAACTTAGAGAATATGTAACACATCAATAATGTGTTGCACGGTTTATTGTGTAGTCCACAAGCATCGGCAACCCCACCCGCCTTCCCCTTCCTTTCTGTAGGTGGGCCGGTGGGTGGGTGGTCGGTGTTAGTGGGGTTGGGGGTTGCGTACATATCCTCCAACTATACCTCACATATATACCTACAAAGCATATATatatggtagtgatcatagttcAAGGCCAAAATCTTCATATGATTAGTGTATTTTTCAAGATTAATGGGCGATAGTGAGGTATGCTGATTCGAATTCATAATCGGCCGATTTGAACAAAGATGGAGTAAAAACTTTCTCCTACTAAACTACCAACTTCATTGATTAAGAGCGGGGATTTACACATTATATGTATTGATATTCTAATGGTTAAGGAAAACTCGATTCAATATATATGTCTCTAAGGTGCTACTTTCTAGTCTTTTGgtatttatcaaaaataaataaataaacttttgTCATTAAGGAATAGTATACCTCTGCTCACTCCCTTTCAAAGAGGGTCTGATCCTTTCTTTGCCATCCAAATTTGATGGattgaaaaaatcaaattttagaaCTTTGACTCAAGTGGAACATACACTAGCTAGTTCAAAAGTTTAATACTTATAAATCATATGGTTGACAAAACACAAAACTTCACTATTCAACAAAATCACTCATTATTCGTAATTTTGTTTATAGAAATGGTCAATTATGGGATCTTCAATTCAGAAGTGGCCATGAAGTATATTGGAGGGGAGAGATTAACTTTATATCAATAATTAACCCATGATTTAGATCCTATCTCTTTCCCTTTTCCAACCAAATGCATATTCAAAATGAAGACTCAAATATCATTTTCGTTTgcatgtagattttttttttctcagctATATTAGCAAAAGTTGTCCTAACCATTAAAAAGGATTTTTGATAGAAGAATTTAACTCTTTTGGGAAATATTAATAACAAAAGCGATTTACATTCCTTTCCCCTATCTTTTGCTTTTATTACATTCTCCACCTCCAGTGTTTTCAAATATTTCACAAACCTCCCCTGTCAATTgacaaatattacaaaaaaatgaCTCCGTCATATTTTGGCCgttaagttttaatttttttttaatacccatATTAGCCCTAATGGAGTAAATTACCCTTATACCCAACCTGTGATAACTAATGAGTAAAGTAAAGCTCTCACCTGCAACCTCATTCTGAGTGAACATCAACTGACTTGGGAACGACGAACAACGATAAGCGAGCAGCAAGCGGCACGCGATGAGGTTTGCGCGACCAACGGTGAGCGGCGAACAGAGATCTGTCTGTGGTGAACCCAGTGAACTGCTACTATATGCCTACAGCGAGCAGAGATCCTTCTACAAGTCTATCTCCCGAtagttagggttttttttttgttttataccTATGCAATCTTATTGTTGGGTAATGCTACTACAATAGATTCTATTTGGATTCTTTTATGCCCTCCTTCATGGCCGTCTATTGCATATTTTGTCTGACGATGGTGGTGagtgaaaccctagaaaacaaTGGGAAAGGGTTTCAAAGATTGGGGGGTTATGAGGGTAGAGACAAGggtaaagggtaaaaaaaaatagtggctAAAGGCAAAAGGGCAAACTTGTATTTTAACACCCAAAATTAACAGTCCATTAACAGTGTTGACTAATAGGGGAAGTTTGTGTAATATTTGAAAATACAGGGGTGGGGGATATAATAAAAGCAAAAGATTGTGGTGGGGGATGTAAATCGCTCTAATAACAAATAGAAGCCATCCCCTGCAAGTAATCAccccacccatagaatcaagtaTCAGTATAGGATCGACCAGATCGGTATAGGCCAAGACCTATCCCAAAACTTGACCGATCCTGAGATGGGTATCGGTATCATCCTCGGTATCGGATAACGATCCAGATCGGCTGATCCAACCcaatcctttaaaaaaaattaaaacttaaaCTGATAAAGGatgaacgagagagagagagagagctagggTTTCTGGGGATAGGGAAGTTGGTTCTGGGGATTGTGTTTGGGAACACATCATGGCCGCTGGTATCTCAACCGCCTCCATCCTCTTTCCCTGGGCGCCACAGGCCTCATGTCCTTCTTCTACCGTTTAGTCCCCTTGCCCGTCGTCCGTGGCATCCAGCTCTCACAAGGCCTTTCCTTTGCCTTCTATGCCATCAAATACATCCGTCACCAGCAGAACTTTGCCACCGATAAATTGGGCTCTGCTTGCCTCTGGCTCGGACTCGATGGTCTCATCCTCGCCTTCTCTGCCCTCCTATTCATTGTCCTCACAACAGGCTCTGGCGACTTGGTGGATTCATTCGAGCTGCCATTCCTTAGATTCCACTCTCTGTTCTgacctctgttttttttttttttttttttttttttttttttttttttttttttttttaagaccaCATAAAATAGAAGGTTGCGTATGAGATGGTAACCAATAGGGTTCATTTTAAATTGGAAACGTACAAGAACCACTGGCTGAATGATGGGAACAAAAGATACTCTCAGCACTTTCTAGGTCTCCATGTTAATATTCAATCAAGCCACAAACCAAGCCTTGCATGTAATCCAGAATCAACGAAGTTCAACCTTATTCAAATCAAAAGGAAGCCTAAAAATTAAATCCAAGAAACAAAGATCTTAATCATTGTAGCAATTCATTATTTGATCACAAATCAGACACAAACAACCAAGCTTCTCGTCCACACAAAATTACTACCTGGAACTACATCAGGAGTCTCAATATTCATCTCTTGTGCCTCTAAACGAAAGGAGAATTCTTAGCATCCTCCTCAGTGAATCCAAGAGAAAGCTTGATGATGATGGTGCCGGTGATGGAGAAACCGACCAAGAAAGGTCAGTTCCAGTTCCACTCTCGCTTGAAGAACACCAGCCATGGATTAAATCTTGGAATCTCTATTACTATCTTCTTCCAATCGCCCTAGCTTTTTCTCCTCCTGGGTTATGCTTTCTCCCCTGTTCTAAACTCTGTAACTTTGTCCTcctttcattttggttttttaatttttttagattaattttttttatcgatCCTAACCGATACTGTGATTGATCCGAGAAAAATGTATGATTTACGATCTTTAACCGATCCTTGATCGGTCATTATTGATACCGATCTGTATCATATCGATTTTGGCTGTgattgataccgataccgaGTTTTAAAAACCCTGACCCCACCCTCACACCATCCACGGGAGATGAAATTGATTCCAAAGGGAAGCCATCAACACGCAAGAATCAAGTCCATAGAATGAAACTTTTCATTAGCAACTTGTGTAAATTTTTCATTactgttgggtcccgattgacacagagaggggggtgaatcagtgtgccaaatatttttttatttttcagttgtACCCCtaatgtggcaatcactatttgcacttcaatagcacagtctactgatgctgtccagagctgctatgtatactactgaccattctcaCTGTTGTACGGAatttactcacataacctgtattgctacCCAGAGCTATCTTATAAACCTCACACAGTAATCActatcacatacatacacagtcgtatgcacatccacactgcaccaccaagtggtcaggtctaccagatgtacacacccattatgcagccaagcactctaatccacaatacaaatacgagcatacacatccacaacacaagaaatacgtgcttcggccagttgcctacatgcacaaAGTAATGCCCACTAttgggctcagcatttactcaatactaattatgactgcacccatagccaagggaacacattctcagttttcaccaatgacatacaatggctaggtcttcaccctagttttctcaaaatgatctgagaggccgcacccacgacAAATAgatttaggtagttgtaactaccaaggaacacatagcccctgtgtccagcacccactgaacaccaataaaaaataaagttgggcttataataATGAtttatagtgaagcactcatacatgcaaatttttcccaaatagactacaactatcacttaggcattttatcaaacatcttgctataatgatttataataatgaaaatttggcaaaagtgaggttaccttggcaaggagtaaccgtcgaagatgcaataatgtcaatctccacttgatgcagaTCACAACCATGTTGTCTCGGTGCCGTCAATGCTTCAACCCTGATTgacacttgggtttcttgaagcaactcaaaagaatcaaattctaggttctccttcttcttctttcttttctccttgtctttactttcatggagcaacaatggcattcacaatcatacacacactcctctctctctctctctctctctctctctctctctctctctctctctctctctctctccttctccttttctagtcttccttgtaaataaaactttaatggaaaaatagtattctcaacaagaaccatcaaactccattaattggatttgagaataTATTTCTTGAGAagcattcaagacacacacaaagagagaggaaaacttcttctctatttccctcttcttatcttctctttcattttttttttctttctcttggcaacaaccaatagagcttgatgccttggtttccagcagcttcctaagcctctaatgggggctatggattaagtgcaagaggatggaagtctttcattcaaacccttagcctttcATGAGTTTCAACTAATTTTTTATTACCTCAGCAatccctctgcctgatttcttccctctagTGTGTAGAACTCGAAGAGATGaggaatctccaacttgaatcacccaaatcgaagttaagatgagggagatatgaccatttaaAGTTGGACCAACCAAAACACTCAAAATGAAATCTTCGGAGGTTGGCGTAGGATACGCCGGCCGTGCGCGCAACAGGGGGCAAATATGACTGTATATCTCATCAAAGGGAATCTCGTAATCTAGATCGTTCGATTAAAATAACAGATAGTCAGTCTTAACCACAAGATTTGAAGAAGGGAGGCAACTGATGACGTCATGCTAACGTCAACGGTCAACTATCACTTTTTGTTGTCAATTTttgattggttacttttttaggattttaagggagcttgtctcccactcacaaaagtgaaaggcttatcaaccattggatccgaatccttcaAGATTagctttaatcagatctcatgagatccttaagatcAAAATCTTTTTAATACCTTTCATGCACtacgaaacaccacaacataccttgataaggtatAACCAGAGCACCAAggcttatgcacctaaccaatcaaattccatgcgtaagcatctatctcgtccatatcagcgcaaaatctcagcagcctttggatgggcatcaagcctacgtggtcgaatctggaccatcaatttcacttccctttactcctctttattataatcaagcccctgccttcatatatttcagtgcttaaagatccCCTGCAACTCAAgctttcaaaatcttgaaataatacaaaagcccttcaaatttcaaaaataaattccaaaaaaatccacccaacaccgagagcaattgatgaattttttgtttAGATTTTCAAATCGGCTTCATGGAAACacatataactttttcatatgacatccgattgagatgaaatgaagtgggTTGTAATTGTGACTGGACGCTTTACGGCTTTCTAGAAGACAtgatcatctgactcagccatataaaaagatgaaaatgcccctagacatttccaatgatgcatctttctcatacggaattgaaacgcaatgaaatcaaaaccgttgagaatatcaaatttttttcgtatcgttacatggagaacacttcctttaaaaaattcatcttcaataccgaaactaccctcgactaccataaatgtcgtaacttcttcatacggtatcggaatgtgacaaaattagatgcactggactagataaattacaatatatcttttttatgaagaagcgatcttccaaaaatgttattttcacTGTCAAAAATGTCCCCGAGAgtaaatagaccaattttatcagttttgacccagaaacccgcaccacatactaaggatgtatcaaaccacttCATGTATACCAagtggctctgttatctcattggtgacaCTGGACATTGCCATGTTATCATTTCCATCTACGTCACCTAAACTGACTAAGTCATCACTGCCACATGGccagg
This window encodes:
- the LOC122082214 gene encoding uncharacterized protein LOC122082214; the protein is MICSVPSAKSDSSWLDRLRSSKGFSVGNDLDLERFLDHNSDHPLSVDVNVSDVIRGNNTDSPNPNFDSAPLDKKSVSEGRKKEVNFGFRGHRKKEDLFNVMSNVLAELFNMGDQGDLERIRGYEKKKSSRKQRYPKICSFSASASVDDGRLPGVVKADGMPAMSPSGTDNNSETEMTQNGGCMKPKEKGKCDSLTLVEEKSQTDLSSYSCVEVTIIDTSCSVWKSEKLLFRKRDVWKVREKKSISGNLNVFRRKREAKESRKKVGGMKKTKLFKSDKKGGGKKKRKLSQTPLSTSKEAGREELTYPSNKVRVPIAIVS